The following is a genomic window from Staphylococcus capitis subsp. capitis.
CAAAATTATCAAAACAAAAGAAAGGATCAGGTGAGCAAGATATGACAAGAAATATTATTATTGGTGTTTCAATAGCAGTTGCATTAGTGGCAGGAGGAGCAGGAGCGTTTGCTTTAATTAAGCGCAATCAAATGAAAAAAGAAAGTATGTCAAACGCAGAATTATAAATAGTTGGTAATGACAACTTATTGTACTTCTATCAAGATGAAAATGATCTAAATAGCGTAATGAAAAAATATAAAGAAAACTTAGATTAATAAGCATATCAACCAGTTAGGACACTAAGATGTTCTAACTGGTTTTTCATTAAAAATGACGACCTGGCATATACCAAGTCGTCTTTATCATTAAATATCTGTATTATTGTTGATTTTGATTAGATGTTACATCATTTTTGAAAAAGTCGAAGATGTTTTGAGCACTCTTAGTGTTTTCCATGTTGCCTTTAAACTTGCTAGATCCTGGACCGTAAGCGTAAGTATTCACATCTTCACCAGTATGACCGTTTGTAGTCCATCCAGTGTGGGACGTATCATTAATTGGTTCTTGGATGGCATTTTGTAATTTTGTAGTAGCTTCTGCTACCTTAGGATCTTTATCATCTTTACCTTCTTTTTGAAGTTTGCGTAAATCTTTGGCAGCTTGTTTCACTTTATCCATTTGTTTGCTAGGGAAGTCAATGCCGTAACCTTCTTTGATGACTTTTTCAGGGTCTTTTCCTGCAGCAATTTCTTTAGTCATATACATACCAGAATGTTTCATTTTATGAATAGCTTCTGGATTCCATTTGTAATCTTTACCTTTAGCAATTGTCATACCACCAGTTGAATGGTCAGCTGTTGCTACGACTAAAGTATCTTTGTGTGTTTTCGCATAGTCGATAGAGTTTTGGAATGCTTTTTCAAAGCCTCCCATTTCTGACATTACACCAGTAACATCATTTGGATGTGCAGCTTTATCGATAGAAGCACCTTCAACCATTAAGAAGAAGCCTTTATTGTTCTTATCTAATTTACTTAATGCACTTTGTTCCATATCTACGAGTAAAGGATTTTTAGATGGTGCATCAATTTGAAGAGGCATATCTTTCTCAGAGAAAGTTCCTAATACTTTGTCACTTTGAGAATTAAGAAGTTGTGTTTTATTACTTACTAAATCATAACCGTCTTTTTTGAATTTTTTATCAAGGTTGCCATTTTCTTTACCGAAGTATTTAGAACCGCCACCTAGGAGAACGTCTACTTTATGTTGACCATTAATTTTATCATTATAAAATTGTTGAGCAATTTCATCTTTTTTATCACGAGAGTCAACATGTGATGCGTAAACAGCAGGAGTTGCATCAGTAAGTTCAGCCGTTGTAACTAAACCAGTTGATTTACCTTGCTCTTTAGCTTGTTCTAAAACAGATTTTAATGCCTTTTTATTATTATCAACGCTGATTGCGCCATTGTATGTTTTATGACCAGTCGCGAAAGCAGTTCCGCCCGCAGCTGAATCTGTTACGTTTTCTTTTGGATCATTAGGATATGTACGATTTGTACCTTTAAGGTATTTATCAAATGCAGTTGCATTCATTTTTTTAGCGCCAGGTTGATTTTTATAATAACGATATGCTGTATTGAAAGATGGGCCCATGCCATCGCCAACCATGAAAATAACATTTTTAGGATTCTTAGTATTACCAAATGCTACTGCATCATCTTGTCCTTGCTGTCCTTGAGCATTTTCACCTGGACCCGTACCACTTCCTGAAGCATGTGATACATTTGAAGCACCTAATACAGATGCAGCTACAATAGAACTTGCTATCGTTGTTTTACCAAATTTATTAATGAAACTCATAATTAATGTGCCCCCTAAATAAGTTATGTATTGCATTTTTAAGTATAGGGTATGAACTTTGATTAAAAGTAATTTTTAAGTAAATGAATAGTAAATGTATATAAATTTGAAAAGAATTTAAATTCTAATTGCTTAAAATTAAATTGAGTTATTATACTAAAAGATACAGAGATTACCTTTTTTCATTCAATATATTAGGTCGAACAAATTGTATGAACGTGTTTGTTTAAAAATGTATTTTTTAGATACAAACATGTAAAATAGTGATAAATAGAAATTTTATAATAAAAGGATGAGGACGAAACAGCCTCAAAGAAGGTGAAATAATGATACTTGTTATGTTATCTCCAATATTGATTATTGGATTTATAGCTTTAGGTATTTTTGAAGAAAGAAGAAGAAGTAAAAAAGCTCAAGATCAAAAAGACCAAATTGAAAAAGATAAAAATAAAGTTTATGATTCAGAAGAGAACAAATAGTTAAAGTATGTCGTTGAAAGGTGAACAGTTATGAAGATTCTCATAGTCGAAGATGATTTAGTTATTGCTGAGAGCTTGGCTAATGAACTTTCAAAATGGAATTATGAAGTGAATGTTGTTGAAAACTTTGATCAAATTATGGAAGATTTTCGTGAAACAGAACCACAACTAGTATTATTAGATATCAACTTACCTACACTCAATGGATTTCATTGGTGCCAAGAAATGCGCAAAGAATCTAATGTTCCTATCATGTTTATTAGTTCGAGAACTGATAATATGGATCAAATTATGGCTATTCAAATGGGTGGCGATGACTTTATTGAGAAACCATTCAATTTATCGCTAACAGTAGCGAAGATACAAGCGTTACTTCGCCGTACATACGATTTATCCGTATCAAATGATGAATTAGATGTGAAAGGTTGCAAGTTGATTCTCGATGAGGCGAAACTCGTAAAGGATGATGATGCTGTTCAATTGTCATTAACAGAACTTCAAATTTTGAAAATGTTATTCCAAAATGAAGGAAAATACGTGAGTCGTACAGCATTAATTGAAAAGTGTTGGGAATCTGAAAACTTTATTGATGACAATACCTTAGCAGTTAATATGACTAGATTACGCAAGAAGTTATTATCTATAGGCGTTGATGATTTTATTGAAACTAAGAAAAATGTCGGATATAGGGTTTAATGATTATGTTGCTATCTTTTATAAAATCGATTCGAAATGAGATTACAATTATATTTTGTATATTTTTATTATTTGCATTAATATTTTACTTATTTTCATTACCATTTAGTGCCTTCGGTCTTGCGTTAGGAATCGTATTACTCATCATTTTTATTCATTGGTGGGTAAAGTACCTTGGATTTAAGAGAAATGAGGATCTTAAAGAGAAGATAGATAATTTGGAAAATGAATTAACTGAAGTAAAAAATCGCCAAGTTGAATATCGTAATGATGTGGAAAGTTACTTTTTAACATGGGTACATCAAATTAAGACACCTATCACAGCGTCACAACTATTACTCGAACGTAATGAAGAAAATGTTGTCAATCGCGTAAGACAAGAAATTGTTCAAATTGATAACTATACAAGCTTAGCATTGAGTTATTTAAAATTACTCAACGAAGAATCTGATATGACAATTACATCAGTGACAGTGAATGAATTAATACGTCCGCTAATCATGAAATATCGAATTCAGTTTATCGAACAACATACTAAAATTCACTATGAAAAGTGTGAAGCAACTGTTTTAACGGATGCACAATGGGCGTCTATTATGATAGAACAAATTTTAAATAATGCTTTGAAGTACGCGCGTGGAAAAGACATTTGGATTGAATTTGATTCTGCTAAACAAACATTAATCATTAAAGACAATGGTGTAGGTATTAGTAAAGCAGATATTCCTAAAATATTTGATAAAGGCTATTCTGGTTACAACGGCAGACTTAATGAAGAATCAAGCGGCATAGGATTGTTCATTGTTAAGCATATTTCTAATCATTTGAATCATGAGGTCGATGTAGATTCAGGACTTGGTGAAGGTACGACATTTAAAATACATTTTCCCAACGAAGATTAGCTAACTTTCAAAATTGTAAGTTTGCCAACAATATTTGTAAGAAATTATGAATGTTGTTGGCACTTTTTTATTTTATGATAATAAGTGAAATGAGAAAGGGGCATTCGTGATGTTATTAGAAGTGAAAAACGTAAAAAAAGTATATGGAAGAGGACTTAACTCAACTACCGCATTAAATAATATGAATTTAGAAATTGATGACGGCGAGTTTGTAGCTATCATGGGTGAATCAGGCTCAGGAAAATCTACGCTACTCAATCTTATTGCGACATTCGATAAGGTGACAGAAGGTTTTATTTCGCTTAATGGAACCGCAATCAACAAACTGCGAAATAAAGAAGTTGCCCGTTTTCGAAGAGAAACTTTAGGATTTGTCTTTCAAGATTTTAATGTCTTAAACACTATGACCAATAAAGACAACATTCTAATGCCACTTGTCCTTTCAAATGAACGTCCTAAAACAATGAATGAACGACTTGAAACAATAAGCACTCAATTAGGTATTAATGATTTGTTGGACAAATATCCATACGAAATCTCAGGCGGGCAAAAACAGCGAATTGCTATAGCACGAGCACTCATCGCTCAGCCCAAATTATTACTAGCCGATGAACCTACAGGGGCACTAGACTCCAAAACTTCTAAAAACCTTATGAAATTATTTCGAGAAATTAACCAAAATAATCAAACTATCTTAATGGTGACACATTCTAATATCGATGCGTCATATGCCGAAAGAGTTATTTTTATTAAAGATGGGAAACTTTATCATGAAATCTATCGTGGTGAAGAATCTCGAGATGAATATCAGAAACGGATTGCAGATAGCTTAGCTATCCTAAATGGAAGAGGTGATTAGTGTGACATTCAAGATGATATGGAAAATGATAAAACGTGGGTATGTCACACAACGTCATATTATTGTTCCGTTTATTATTGCTGTGAGTATCATGTTTGGTATTGAGTATATATTAATATCGATAACTCAGAATACGTATACTCAACGACATAGCGTCACACTTCCGCTATTTGCTGTTTTAGGTAATGTACTCATGTCTATGTTGACGTTAATATTTGTTGTATATGCTAATAACTTTGTAATTAAAAGAAGGCAACGAGAATTTGCTGTGTACATGATTTTAGGGATGGAGAAAAAACATATAAAAGTTTCTTTGGTTATTGAATCTTTGATCAATTTCGTAATTATTAGTTGTATAAGTTTAATTGGGGGATACTTGTTCGGCTCTTTATTTTTTATGCTTATAAGTAAAATATGGATAGGGAAGAGTGCAAGTTTAATTGATTACCCATTTGATATTAGAGCAATGTGGATAACTTTAATCATGCTAGTAGTAGTTTTAGGCGTACTTAATGTTATTAATATTATAAAGGTAACCTTTCAAAGTCCACTCAAATTAGTTAACCAAAATAGCAAAAAAACTGGAAAAACGTCTAAAATTTTTACTTACATTTCATTGTTGTTAGGAATTCTTCTAACTGGGTTTGGGTATAGTATTGCCTTACAGAACAATACTATGATTGGTTCATTAGCGAGTATATTTGTAGCTATGCTTAGTGTTTTTATAGGAACATACTTCCTCTTTATATCTTTAAGCGTATTAATATTAGATTGGTTAAAAAGAATACCTAACTTTTATTACAAGACTAATAATTTTTTTACTGTATCTAATTTGAGAAGTAGATTAAAATCTAACGCAGTAAGCTTAGCTACTATATCATTATTAGCTACATTCCTCATAGTTACTTTAGGTATGACAATTCACACTTATAGAGGTTTCAATGAACGAATAGATCAAATATGGCCAAATGAATATTTTATCAGCCTGAGTGGAGATGTTCATAAAGATAAAAAAGTAAAAAAAATAATGGATTCATTAGAAAATGATATTCAAAGGCACGTTAAAACCGATACCTTTAAAATGTATAGTCTAAAAAGCAATAAGGCTGAATTTGTAAATAATAAAAATAACACTATATTAAGGCCGAACTCAAAAAAGTTTGATGGTCGTTTATTCTATTTATCTAAAGAATTACCTCACTATATTACGACATATTTTATGACACTTAATGATTATAATAAATATCATCCTAACTTAAGTCTTAAAAGTAATGAGATAGCAATTAATACAGATAATTCCGTTTTAAATAAGACAGATAAAATAAAAATCAATGGAACTGAATATAGGTTGAAGCATATTAAGAAAATGAATATAAATACGCTATCAAATTTTATGGACGGTGCTTATTTAGTAACGAAAAATAATAAAATTAAAGAAAAGTTATATAATTATCTAAATAATTTTTCTAAAGATGATGACTACTATCCACGATCTTTTTTAGAATTCAATGTTATGGGGGATAAAAAACTCAGTGCTTCTCAAATAAATAAAATAAATAAAAATAGCAATAATGGAGCGTTTGTAGAGGATAGACCCAGATTTGAAAAGGAGTGGACTGGCGTTAATGGCGGATTGATATTTGTCGGGACTGTGGTATCCTTCGTATTATTCATCGCTATCTTCCTAATGATGTATTACAAACAAATTTCTGAAGGTTATGATGATAGACGTGAATATGAAGTAATGAGAAAAATTGGACTTGAACAAGACTTAATTAAGAAAATTATCAATAAACAAATTATATGGATATTTTCAATACCTGTTATTGTAGCAATTATCCATACCTTAGTTGCTTCCAAAATTATTTTTAATCTTCTTGGATTTATAACACCTAAAAATAGTGGAGCATTTGCTACAAGCTTTATAGGAGTTACTTTAGCATTTATAGCTATTTATTCTCTTATGTACTGGGTAACTTCACGTATTTACTATATGATCATTAATAATAAACATTAATATTTCAAAGGCTAAGACATGATTATCTGTCTTAGTCTTTTTTATACGCTATAAAACTTGAATTTCTAGCGCTAATATTGTTTTAAATTTAATTGAAATGACCTTTATATTTTCATAAAATTAATAAATTCAAATTAAATGTTAAATTCTTTTTTTAATTTTTAAGAATAAATCTAAATTTTTAGGGTATTAAACAAATATCTTGCAAAGGAGGAATTATAAACATGATAAAACGTACTGTTGAAAAAGTTCTATCTTGGATAGGAAATATACTCCATCTTCTATACTTAGGTTTTATTGCTTTAATGGTTTCAATGATGGGTAATAAAGATTTTAAACATGAAATGATTCATAATACTCAAGATTCAAATCAAGGTGTATCATCTGACCAACTTAATCAGTCATATGGAATGTTATCAAGTATGGGTACATGGTACATCATTGGTTTTATAGTATTATTAATTCTTGCAATTATTGCTACATTATTAATCGGTAAAAAATCTAAAATTGCAGGTATCATCTTATTAATCGTAGGTGTTATTGCGTTACTTACTTCAAGTTTCTTAGCAGGTATTTTATGGATAATTGCAGGTATCATGCTATTAGCACGTAAACCTAAAAATGATCCAAATCAATACAATGATAATCATAATGCCTATGCAAATAATGAGCACCATAAAAATAACAATCATAATGAATATGACAGAAACAATAATTACAATAACAATCATAATGAATATGATAGAAATCATAGTCACGACGACAATCATCATAATCATGATCGCCATAATGCTCATGACAATTATCAAAATAATGAGCACTATGAAAATGGTGACAGACAAGTTAATGAGAAGAATAACTCATTTATTTTATCTGATGATGACAAAAAACATGAACAACAAGAAATTAAAGATCAATATTCACACAATAGTGACAGAGAGTCTCATGATTTTAACTCTAATGACACTAAACGTGATGATTTTATTAAAGAAGAAGAGCGTCATCGTAAAAACGAAAAAGAAGACGATCCATTTAAATATTAAATTAATAACTGTATAAGTTTATTAAGTACAAAGACCGATCCACCAAAATGAGTGGGTCGGTTTTTTCAATATCTATAAATATATGATGAACGAGTTTCTTCCTATTATATAATATAAAACTTTGAACAGATTTATTATCGAAAATGAAATTTACATACAACTATTGAAAATGTTAATGAATTAGTCTAGAATTTTTCAATGCACACAATTCAATGTACATTTAAAAACGAAGCTTAAATGATTATATTTAAGTCTATATATTTTTGCATGCTAATGTTCAAAATGATTGAGGGAGGAATTATTGAGGATGAATTGGATATCGATACTCTTATTCATTCTGGTGGTAGGTGGTATTTCATTATACGCTTATCTACAATCGAAAAAAGTTAAAACAGATAGTTCAGATGGTTACTTTATGGGAGGTAACAGTCTGACAGGATTTACAGTTGCTTCGACGATTATTATGACTAATTTATCTACGGAGCAAATCGTGGGACAGAATGGACAAAGTTATTCACAAGGTATGGAAGTTATGGCATGGGAGGTTACTGCAGCTGTAGTGGTTGTACTATTAGCTTGGGTCTTCTTACCTAAATATTTACAATATGGTGTTACGACTATATCTGAATTCTTAGAATTAAGATATGATACTTTTACTAAGCGATTTGTATCTATCTTATTTATTTTCACATACGTCGTTTCATTCTTACCCGTTGTACTTTACTCTGGTTCACTCGTGTTCAACAAAATGTTTAACATTGATAAATATTTAGGAGTAAGTAGTACAACTGCCGTTATCATTATTTCCTTGGTCATAGGCGTTGTAGGAATCATCTATTTATTTGTCGGTGGTTTATCTCTTAGCGCATTCAGTGACTCTATTTATGGTATGGCGCTTATTATCGGAGGACTTGCGATTACAATTCTAGGTCTCGGACATCTAGGTGACGGTAATTTTATCCATGGTTTCGATAAAATGGTTCAAAAAACGCCAGAGAAATTGAATGGCTTCGGTAAAATCGATTCTGATATTGTGCCATGGCCTACGTTATTCTTCGGTATGTTCTTCAACAATTTATTCTTTTGGTGCGCAAACCAAATGATTGTTCAAAAAGCGCTTGCTGCTAAGAACTTAAAGGAATCACAAAAAGGTGCTATTTACTTAAGTTTATTCAAGGTATTCGGGCCTTTATTTACAGTGCTTCCAGGAGTAGTTGCATACAACTACTTTAATGGCAGTATTAAAACTCCAGACAATGCGTATCCAGCGCTTGTAAGTTCAGTACTACCTGATTGGGCTTTCGGTTTATTTGGTGCCGTGATTTTCGGTGCAATCTTAAGCTCATTTGTAGGTTCATTAAACAGTACAACGACATTACTTACGCTTGATTTTTATAAACCCATCTTTGGAAAGAATAAATCTGATAAACATATTGCACGTGTAGGTCACATTGCGACAATCGTTATTGGCGCAATTGTAGTAGGGCTTGCGCCAGTCATTTCATTATTCCCAAGTGGTTTATACGCTGTTGTACAACAATTCAATGGTGTTTACAGTATGCCAGTACTCGTACTTGTGTTAGTCGCATTCTATTCTAAGAAGACATCTAAATTAGGTGCTAAAGTTGCACTTGCTACGCACATTGTAATATATGCGATTGTGAGTCTCGTATTTACAGAAATTAACTATCTATATACATTCAGCGTATTATTCTTTGTAGATTTAATTATTGTATTAATTTTCAATAAGATTAAACCTTCTAGTGAATATGACTTAAAATCACGTCAAGAACAGGTCGATATGACACCATGGAAATATCGCTATGTTGCTGGAATAATTATCTTGGCATTAGTGGTAATAAGTTATATCATCTTTTCACCACTCGTACTTGCGAAATAAATGTTACAATTGGAACTTGATAAATGAATGAATAGAAGTGTACGTTGGCACGCTAGAGGTAGTGTTAACGTACACTTTATCTATATTAAATTTAATTTTCCTGAAAATGAAAAACGAAAGGAGGTTCTAACGCATATGCATACAGTCGGCATCATACCTTCACCAGGTGTTGCACATCATCATGCGAAGAGAATCATACCAAAAGTAAAAAAATTGCTTACTGAACGTATCGAAGGTGATAGCCATTGGAACTTCGATATTAAAGTAGATTTAATGATAGGTTCAGCTGAAGATGTACATGAAAGTGTGGACAAGGCCGCTCAATTAAAGGACGACCATCACTGGGATTATGTCATCTGTTTAACTGATTTACCGAGTATTTCTGATAATAAAGTCGTGATTAGTGACTATAATAATGATAAGCAAGTAGCTATGTTATCTCTACCTTCACTTGGCTTTATGGGTTTGAACAGTAAATTAGTCAAGACTGTGACATCTTTGATTGAACAGTTATACTATGAAGATCCGAAAAGTAAAAATGCGCCACATCCATTTGTACGCATGAAATCAGTTGAACCTAGTGAAGATGAATCTGAAAAAAGACGTTATATTAATACTTTATTTATCATTAGTTGGATTCAACTTATTGGTGGTTTAACACGAGCCAATCAGCCATGGAAGAATATCTTTAATTTTAAAAAGATTATCTCCGTTGCATTTGCTACAGGTACGTATATTTCAATTTTCTCTATGCCTTGGGAACTTAGTGTTATTTATTCACCGTTCAGACTCATACTGCTTATGATTATTGCGATATTAGGTATGGCAGGTTGGTTATTATACGCACATCAATTATTAGAAAGAAAGAGTGCGAAATCCCAACGCGTTTATCGTTATATCTATAACTCAACGACACTAGTTACATTGAGTGTGATTACTTTAATGAATTATTTTATTCTATACATTTTACTCATTATCAGTATTACGCTATTTGTACCAGTTGATTTATTTAATAGTTGGACAAGTGCAAAGGCTCAATTTACCTTTACTAATTATTTAAGATTGATTTGGTTTGTCGCGTCATTAGGTCTATTAGCAGGCGCTATGGGTTCTACAGTTGAAGATGAAGAAAAAATACGACGCATTACGTATTCATATAGACAATATCATCGCTATAAAGAGGCAGAAGAAGAACAAAAAGAACAACAACAATCTCAAGACGTATCACATCAGAAAGTTGAACAACAAGCTTCAAGTAATGATCAGCAAGATGAAGGTAAAAAACAAGGTCACAGAGAGGAGGATGAGTAATGGCAGATTTGGAGAAAAGAACGGTTGGACTAGTTGTAGCGCCAGGGGTTACAGAACGTCTAGCAGAAAGTTTGATGGAAGAGTTGCCAGATATGTTGTCTGAACAATATAACAACGAAAAAGAATGGACATTTGATTTGGTTACAGATCCATTAACTGGCTTCGCAGAATCTGTAGATGAAATATTTAAGAAAGTTGCAGATTATCATGATAAGCGCCAATGGGATTATGTCATTTCAATTACTGACTTGCCGATGTTTGCTGATCATCAAGTGATGGCATTAGATATCAACATGTATAACGGCGCAGCAATCTTCTCATATCCAGCATTCGGCTGGCGCCCAGTAAAAAATAGATTTAAACAAGCAATTCTTAGTATCATTCAAGAACTCCATGAAGCAGAACACGAAAGTCGTAATTACGATGATAATAACAATATAGAGACATCCGTTAAAAAACAATTTCCTCTCTCTAAAATAGATAAAACTCAAGTGTATTTAGAAGAAACTGAGTCATATCATTTAAGATATTTATCAAGTTCTCGTTCTAGAGGTATGTTTAGACTTGTCAGTGGTATGACATTTGCTAATAATCCATTAAACATGATGGCAAGTTTAAGTAATATAGTTGCCATTGCCTTTACGACAGGCGCTTTCGGGCTTGTCTTTACAACGATGTGGCAAATGGCTAATAACTTTTCAATGTGGCGTCTATTTGGTATATCCATTATCGCGATTATTGGCATGTTAATATGGATTATGATGTCTCATGATCTTTGGGAATCTGTTAAATCAAGTAAAAATAAAAGGATAACTTGGTTATATAATGCAACGACGATTATGACGTTAATCATTGCCATTATCATTTACTATATTATTTTATATACATTATTCTTGATTGCAGAGTTAGTGCTGCTACCGGCAGACTTTTTAGGACAACAAGTAAGTCTTAAAGGTCCATCAGGTCCAGATCTTTATTTAAGTATTCCTTGGTTTGCAGCATCTGTTTCTACAGTTGCAGGTGCTATAGGTGCAGGTCTATTAAATGATCAGTTAATTAAAGAAAGTACGTATGGTTATCGACAACGTATTCGATACGAAGATACCCATGATAAAACTCAATAAGAATATGTTATAAATTTATATGTATAATATGAATGATTGTATATAAAGCCACTCCATAATTTTGGGAGTGGCTTTGTTTATAACTAACTCTTTTCATAATTTATATTAAATTGTAATTTTTATATTAAAAACTAGAAGCAAGGTAAATAACAGTATTTTCAACTATTAAGAGCATAGATTTTCTATAAAAAATATTTTAAAATATTGTTTAACAACTTAATTTGAGTAGAAATTGAAAGTAGGGTTAGTTATGTACTGTTCAAATTGTGGACATCAATTAAAAGAGGGCCAATCGTTTTGTAATCAATGTGGAGCACATATTAGGCAATCATATCAAAATCACCCACCTCATTATAACCAAAACCATTCTAACTACAATGTACAACGTGCGTCTCGTGGTAAGAAGCCAACAGGTTTAATTATTTTATTATCACTCATCTTTATAGGATTCATTGCTGCTATGCTTTACGGAGCATATTATGCTTATGAACATTATGTCAAAGATGATGATAAGACATCAGAATCTGTTCAATCAAGTCCATCTAATACAAATGATTTAAAAAGTGAGAAAGATTCAACTTCTAAAGGTACGCATATTGATGTCTTTAGTACAGCATTTGATAAAGGATATATGAAATCTGCGTCAACGAGTGGTTATCAAGGTATATATACAGGTATGACACGTAAAGAAGTTGAAGAAAAATTTGGTAAATCCGATGGAAATGTTGATAGTTCAAATTATACTTACGAAAAGTATGGGAACTTAGCAGTTGCGTATGAGAATGATGAAGTTGTTCATGTAGGGGTGGCTCCTAATGATATTTCAGAAGACCAATTTATCCAAAAATATAACGAACCTGATGACAGAAAGCCAAATCAATTAATCTATGATAGCAATAAAGATAATGATTTCTCTATATTAGTTAATGTTAAAAATGGGAAAATATCTGTTATCGAAAATGTTGATCAATTATAGAGAGTTGCGAAAGCAACTCTTTTCTTTTATATAAAATTATGCAAATATTTTGAATTGTGAAATACAATGTAATAGAATTCAACCAATCGTACTCGATTGAAAAGAGGTGAATGTGTGAATAAGTAACACATGTTACTAGAAAACTAGTTATATTTTAAATTTATCATGTGAGTCGATGATTGACGCAATTATGAAAGAAAGAATTTAAATGGTTTGGTTTAACCAATTCGTAATATCTCGTGTGACTTGCTTTATGAGTTAAGGACACTTAAACTCACAATGGCATGAATAAATAATTAGACCAATTTAATGAAAAGAAACTAAGAATTAAATGTTAAACAGTCCGAAATACTGTTCGCTAAGACGAGGTAACGAAGTCATAAAAGTATAACTTTTATTGTAGCGGGTATCATATGTATAGAATTCGTATCTGTCATGTTTAAAAAGGAGTCGAAGCCGAT
Proteins encoded in this region:
- a CDS encoding ABC transporter ATP-binding protein: MLLEVKNVKKVYGRGLNSTTALNNMNLEIDDGEFVAIMGESGSGKSTLLNLIATFDKVTEGFISLNGTAINKLRNKEVARFRRETLGFVFQDFNVLNTMTNKDNILMPLVLSNERPKTMNERLETISTQLGINDLLDKYPYEISGGQKQRIAIARALIAQPKLLLADEPTGALDSKTSKNLMKLFREINQNNQTILMVTHSNIDASYAERVIFIKDGKLYHEIYRGEESRDEYQKRIADSLAILNGRGD
- a CDS encoding response regulator transcription factor: MKILIVEDDLVIAESLANELSKWNYEVNVVENFDQIMEDFRETEPQLVLLDINLPTLNGFHWCQEMRKESNVPIMFISSRTDNMDQIMAIQMGGDDFIEKPFNLSLTVAKIQALLRRTYDLSVSNDELDVKGCKLILDEAKLVKDDDAVQLSLTELQILKMLFQNEGKYVSRTALIEKCWESENFIDDNTLAVNMTRLRKKLLSIGVDDFIETKKNVGYRV
- a CDS encoding DUF4064 domain-containing protein, translating into MIKRTVEKVLSWIGNILHLLYLGFIALMVSMMGNKDFKHEMIHNTQDSNQGVSSDQLNQSYGMLSSMGTWYIIGFIVLLILAIIATLLIGKKSKIAGIILLIVGVIALLTSSFLAGILWIIAGIMLLARKPKNDPNQYNDNHNAYANNEHHKNNNHNEYDRNNNYNNNHNEYDRNHSHDDNHHNHDRHNAHDNYQNNEHYENGDRQVNEKNNSFILSDDDKKHEQQEIKDQYSHNSDRESHDFNSNDTKRDDFIKEEERHRKNEKEDDPFKY
- a CDS encoding alkaline phosphatase; amino-acid sequence: MSFINKFGKTTIASSIVAASVLGASNVSHASGSGTGPGENAQGQQGQDDAVAFGNTKNPKNVIFMVGDGMGPSFNTAYRYYKNQPGAKKMNATAFDKYLKGTNRTYPNDPKENVTDSAAGGTAFATGHKTYNGAISVDNNKKALKSVLEQAKEQGKSTGLVTTAELTDATPAVYASHVDSRDKKDEIAQQFYNDKINGQHKVDVLLGGGSKYFGKENGNLDKKFKKDGYDLVSNKTQLLNSQSDKVLGTFSEKDMPLQIDAPSKNPLLVDMEQSALSKLDKNNKGFFLMVEGASIDKAAHPNDVTGVMSEMGGFEKAFQNSIDYAKTHKDTLVVATADHSTGGMTIAKGKDYKWNPEAIHKMKHSGMYMTKEIAAGKDPEKVIKEGYGIDFPSKQMDKVKQAAKDLRKLQKEGKDDKDPKVAEATTKLQNAIQEPINDTSHTGWTTNGHTGEDVNTYAYGPGSSKFKGNMENTKSAQNIFDFFKNDVTSNQNQQ
- a CDS encoding sensor histidine kinase — encoded protein: MLLSFIKSIRNEITIIFCIFLLFALIFYLFSLPFSAFGLALGIVLLIIFIHWWVKYLGFKRNEDLKEKIDNLENELTEVKNRQVEYRNDVESYFLTWVHQIKTPITASQLLLERNEENVVNRVRQEIVQIDNYTSLALSYLKLLNEESDMTITSVTVNELIRPLIMKYRIQFIEQHTKIHYEKCEATVLTDAQWASIMIEQILNNALKYARGKDIWIEFDSAKQTLIIKDNGVGISKADIPKIFDKGYSGYNGRLNEESSGIGLFIVKHISNHLNHEVDVDSGLGEGTTFKIHFPNED
- a CDS encoding ABC transporter permease gives rise to the protein MTFKMIWKMIKRGYVTQRHIIVPFIIAVSIMFGIEYILISITQNTYTQRHSVTLPLFAVLGNVLMSMLTLIFVVYANNFVIKRRQREFAVYMILGMEKKHIKVSLVIESLINFVIISCISLIGGYLFGSLFFMLISKIWIGKSASLIDYPFDIRAMWITLIMLVVVLGVLNVINIIKVTFQSPLKLVNQNSKKTGKTSKIFTYISLLLGILLTGFGYSIALQNNTMIGSLASIFVAMLSVFIGTYFLFISLSVLILDWLKRIPNFYYKTNNFFTVSNLRSRLKSNAVSLATISLLATFLIVTLGMTIHTYRGFNERIDQIWPNEYFISLSGDVHKDKKVKKIMDSLENDIQRHVKTDTFKMYSLKSNKAEFVNNKNNTILRPNSKKFDGRLFYLSKELPHYITTYFMTLNDYNKYHPNLSLKSNEIAINTDNSVLNKTDKIKINGTEYRLKHIKKMNINTLSNFMDGAYLVTKNNKIKEKLYNYLNNFSKDDDYYPRSFLEFNVMGDKKLSASQINKINKNSNNGAFVEDRPRFEKEWTGVNGGLIFVGTVVSFVLFIAIFLMMYYKQISEGYDDRREYEVMRKIGLEQDLIKKIINKQIIWIFSIPVIVAIIHTLVASKIIFNLLGFITPKNSGAFATSFIGVTLAFIAIYSLMYWVTSRIYYMIINNKH